Proteins encoded by one window of Ramlibacter tataouinensis:
- the argJ gene encoding bifunctional glutamate N-acetyltransferase/amino-acid acetyltransferase ArgJ, whose protein sequence is MAVNLSAPSAGDLRPVPGLSIGVAEAGVRKANRKDLTVFLLEPGAAVAGVFTRNRFCAAPVQVCREHLAGGDIRALVINTGNANAGTGEEGLVRARATCAALARQLGIAPGQVLPFSTGVIMEPLPLDRIEAGLPAAIADARPDHWLRAAEGIMTTDTVAKAASATVRIAGAEVSITGISKGAGMIRPNMATMLGFLATDACIAQPLLRQLAQELADGSFNRVTVDGDTSTNDSFIVMATGKAGHAPITSLDSAEGRVLKEAMLQVSRQLAQAIVRDGEGATKFITVRVEGGRDAAECRQVGYAIAHSPLVKTAFFASDPNLGRILAAVGYAGIEDLDQAGIDLWLDDVHVAHKGGRHPAYREEDGQRVMKQAEITVRVGLGRGSAADTLWTCDLSHDYVSINADYRS, encoded by the coding sequence ATGGCAGTGAACCTTTCCGCCCCGAGCGCGGGCGACCTCCGCCCCGTGCCCGGGCTTTCCATTGGCGTGGCCGAAGCCGGCGTGCGCAAGGCCAACCGCAAGGACCTGACGGTCTTCCTGCTGGAGCCGGGGGCGGCGGTAGCCGGCGTCTTCACGCGCAACCGTTTTTGCGCCGCCCCGGTGCAGGTGTGCCGCGAGCACCTGGCCGGGGGCGACATCCGCGCGCTGGTGATCAACACCGGCAATGCCAACGCCGGCACCGGCGAGGAGGGGCTGGTGCGGGCGCGCGCCACCTGCGCGGCGCTGGCGCGCCAGCTCGGCATCGCACCGGGGCAGGTGCTGCCGTTTTCCACCGGCGTGATCATGGAGCCGCTGCCGCTGGACCGGATCGAAGCGGGTCTGCCGGCAGCCATCGCCGATGCCCGGCCGGACCATTGGCTGCGCGCGGCGGAGGGCATCATGACCACGGATACCGTGGCCAAGGCGGCCAGCGCCACGGTGCGCATCGCCGGGGCCGAGGTCTCGATCACCGGCATCAGCAAGGGCGCCGGCATGATCCGCCCCAACATGGCCACCATGCTGGGATTCCTGGCCACGGATGCGTGCATCGCGCAGCCCCTGCTGCGGCAACTGGCGCAGGAGCTTGCCGACGGTTCGTTCAACCGCGTGACGGTCGACGGCGACACCTCGACCAACGATTCCTTCATCGTCATGGCCACCGGCAAGGCCGGGCACGCGCCGATCACTTCGCTCGACAGCGCCGAGGGCAGGGTGCTGAAGGAGGCGATGCTGCAGGTCTCGCGCCAGCTCGCGCAGGCCATCGTGCGCGACGGGGAAGGCGCGACCAAGTTCATCACGGTGCGGGTCGAGGGCGGCCGCGACGCCGCCGAATGCCGGCAGGTCGGCTATGCGATCGCCCACTCGCCGCTGGTCAAGACGGCATTCTTCGCGAGCGACCCCAACCTGGGCCGGATCCTCGCCGCCGTCGGCTATGCCGGCATCGAAGACCTGGACCAGGCCGGCATCGACCTCTGGCTGGACGACGTCCACGTGGCGCACAAGGGCGGACGCCACCCGGCCTACCGCGAAGAGGATGGGCAGCGCGTGATGAAGCAGGCCGAGATCACGGTGCGCGTGGGGCTGGGCCGCGGCTCCGCGGCCGACACGCTCTGGACCTGCGATCTCAGCCACGACTACGTCAGCATCAACGCGGACTACCGCTCATGA